In Alteribacter keqinensis, a single window of DNA contains:
- a CDS encoding GNAT family N-acetyltransferase — MPILTNKDITVDHLEKTHIPTLAKWLSDPRVLEFYEDRDNPFDEEKVEQEFFKKWEKGVHPCIVKWKGEPIGYIQFYKLDEATRSLYKLHGDTPVRYGIDQFIGEPGYWGQGIGQLLVSSMTDYLFETKKAGAVVMDPQSGNHRALACYKKCGYKKIRFLPRHEWHEGAYRDCWLIEKRAES, encoded by the coding sequence ATGCCAATTTTAACGAACAAAGACATAACCGTTGATCACTTGGAAAAAACGCACATTCCTACGCTCGCAAAGTGGCTGTCTGATCCCCGGGTTCTCGAATTTTACGAAGACCGTGACAACCCGTTCGATGAGGAAAAAGTAGAGCAGGAGTTTTTTAAAAAGTGGGAAAAAGGGGTTCACCCCTGCATCGTAAAGTGGAAAGGCGAGCCAATCGGCTATATTCAGTTTTATAAACTTGACGAAGCAACCCGGTCCCTTTACAAACTCCACGGAGACACGCCTGTCAGATACGGCATCGACCAGTTCATAGGAGAGCCCGGTTACTGGGGACAGGGGATCGGGCAGCTTTTGGTTTCAAGCATGACAGATTATTTGTTTGAAACAAAAAAAGCAGGCGCTGTGGTGATGGATCCCCAGTCAGGAAACCATCGGGCTCTTGCCTGTTACAAAAAGTGCGGGTACAAAAAGATCCGTTTTTTACCTCGACATGAATGGCATGAGGGAGCATATAGGGACTGCTGGCTGATTGAAAAAAGAGCAGAGTCATAG
- a CDS encoding peroxiredoxin has protein sequence MEVSAVAGNQLTVYDIDSCVPPFCAQINDPAPLFSAEVYHPSTDTVETIALENYGGRWVVLFFYSNNFSFVCPTELAAMAALYPQFESLNAEVLGISTEGVFTQKVSAQISPSVSTVTYPLVSDRSHFISRAYRVLNPATGANYRATLLIDPEGVIKARMIYPPEVGRNANEILRVLQGIQYGIETGEGVPANWVPGMPGIVKDPGNIGKV, from the coding sequence ATGGAGGTGAGTGCCGTGGCCGGTAATCAGCTTACGGTGTATGACATTGACTCATGTGTGCCGCCTTTTTGTGCACAGATAAACGATCCAGCCCCGCTCTTTTCAGCGGAGGTTTATCATCCTTCAACAGATACAGTTGAAACGATTGCTTTGGAAAACTATGGCGGCAGGTGGGTTGTGCTCTTTTTTTATTCAAATAATTTCTCATTTGTATGTCCGACAGAGCTTGCAGCAATGGCCGCTCTTTATCCTCAATTCGAATCGTTGAATGCTGAAGTTTTAGGAATATCGACAGAAGGGGTTTTTACCCAAAAAGTGTCTGCTCAGATCTCGCCGTCGGTTTCGACCGTAACCTATCCACTGGTATCAGACCGCTCCCATTTTATCAGCCGGGCCTACCGGGTACTTAATCCGGCTACAGGAGCTAATTACAGGGCTACGCTCCTCATTGATCCAGAGGGGGTCATTAAGGCGAGGATGATTTATCCTCCTGAAGTGGGCAGGAATGCAAATGAAATTTTAAGGGTGCTTCAAGGGATTCAATATGGCATTGAAACGGGAGAAGGTGTCCCCGCCAACTGGGTTCCGGGAATGCCGGGGATCGTGAAGGATCCTGGCAATATAGGAAAAGTGTAA
- a CDS encoding class I SAM-dependent methyltransferase — protein sequence MGINFHDKRNKASYTTREADQTWKDTIERLVSPTGRKHAVDIGCGGGIYTKALADLGVPSVTGVDFSEAMLEGARDNCGDDPRIRFQKGSAENTGLSRGCSDLVLQRALIHHLSDLRPSFFEALRLLGESGVFVVQDRTPEDCLLPGSENHIRGYLFSLFPRLAEKEVRRRHRSEKVSLELRASGFRQVEELTLWETRHRYPAKKELYEDLRARNGRSILHELSDGEIEELICHIDKQLPDGEVIEKDRWTIWKARV from the coding sequence ATGGGCATCAATTTTCATGACAAGCGTAACAAAGCGAGCTATACAACAAGGGAAGCGGATCAGACTTGGAAGGATACAATAGAAAGGCTGGTTTCCCCAACCGGGCGTAAACATGCGGTGGATATTGGCTGCGGCGGAGGGATTTATACAAAAGCGTTAGCGGATCTTGGGGTACCGTCGGTGACGGGAGTGGATTTTTCTGAAGCGATGCTTGAAGGAGCCCGTGACAATTGCGGGGATGACCCGCGCATTCGGTTTCAAAAAGGGAGCGCTGAAAATACAGGTCTCAGTAGAGGCTGCAGTGATCTGGTGCTGCAAAGAGCGCTTATTCATCACTTAAGTGACCTTCGCCCGAGTTTTTTCGAAGCCCTGCGATTGCTGGGCGAGAGTGGGGTTTTCGTTGTCCAGGACCGCACGCCGGAGGATTGTCTCCTTCCAGGAAGCGAAAATCATATTCGAGGTTACTTATTTTCACTGTTTCCCCGTCTTGCAGAAAAAGAAGTAAGAAGACGTCATAGGAGTGAAAAGGTTTCCCTTGAGCTGCGGGCATCCGGATTCAGGCAAGTGGAAGAGCTCACCCTTTGGGAAACAAGACATCGCTACCCAGCAAAAAAGGAGTTATATGAAGACCTTCGTGCAAGAAACGGACGGTCTATTTTGCATGAGCTGAGTGATGGTGAGATTGAAGAGCTGATTTGTCATATTGATAAGCAGCTGCCTGACGGTGAGGTCATTGAAAAAGACCGCTGGACGATCTGGAAGGCGAGGGTTTAA
- a CDS encoding VOC family protein, with product MSFAFKSIDHIQLAAPKGSEEEARRFFAGLLGFEEVEKPEVLKKRGGVWFAFGSYQVHIGIEEPFAPAQKAHPAFEIDNLDGLIKHLHEHEVSYKEDDDLPGAKRIYMDDPFGNRIEILEWV from the coding sequence ATGTCATTTGCATTTAAGTCGATTGATCACATTCAACTGGCGGCACCAAAGGGAAGTGAGGAGGAGGCCCGCCGCTTTTTTGCAGGGTTGTTGGGGTTTGAGGAAGTAGAGAAGCCAGAGGTGCTGAAAAAGCGTGGTGGTGTCTGGTTTGCTTTTGGATCCTATCAGGTACATATTGGGATTGAAGAACCGTTTGCGCCGGCCCAAAAAGCCCACCCGGCTTTTGAGATTGATAATCTGGACGGGCTGATAAAGCACTTGCACGAACATGAAGTTTCCTATAAAGAAGATGATGATCTCCCCGGGGCGAAGCGGATTTATATGGACGATCCGTTTGGGAACCGCATTGAAATACTGGAGTGGGTATAG
- a CDS encoding futalosine hydrolase, producing MTNILIVTSVDAEKTAAEAGLKGDSRFHVISGGVGIAAASASTATALAARSYNLVINMGIGGGFIGRAAVGDLVIATKSAAADLGAESEGGFISIDELGFGSAVIECDEKAGDSLWQECNHRFLPVHKGSVLTLSTVTGTADTADRLLGLYPDAFCEAMEGFGVATAAKQAGRPYLEVRSISNPVGPRDRGAWQIKEALARLTEASRLMKEVL from the coding sequence ATGACAAACATACTGATTGTAACATCTGTAGATGCAGAAAAAACAGCGGCAGAAGCCGGTCTTAAAGGGGATTCTCGTTTTCACGTCATTTCAGGTGGCGTCGGAATCGCTGCGGCTTCAGCCAGTACTGCCACGGCTTTAGCTGCCCGGTCATATAATTTGGTGATCAACATGGGCATCGGTGGGGGCTTTATAGGCAGGGCAGCCGTCGGTGATCTTGTGATCGCCACGAAAAGTGCGGCTGCTGATTTAGGAGCGGAGTCAGAGGGAGGCTTCATATCCATCGATGAGCTGGGCTTTGGATCCGCCGTGATCGAATGTGATGAAAAAGCAGGAGACAGCCTTTGGCAGGAGTGCAACCATCGTTTTTTACCCGTTCACAAAGGATCCGTACTTACCCTGTCCACGGTGACGGGAACAGCGGATACGGCGGACAGGCTCCTGGGCCTTTATCCGGATGCTTTCTGCGAAGCGATGGAAGGCTTTGGTGTGGCCACGGCTGCAAAACAGGCAGGCAGACCATATCTGGAAGTGCGGTCCATCTCAAACCCTGTGGGACCGAGAGACCGAGGAGCGTGGCAAATAAAAGAAGCTCTCGCACGATTAACTGAAGCAAGCCGACTCATGAAGGAGGTACTTTGA
- a CDS encoding 1,4-dihydroxy-6-naphthoate synthase: protein MKIAYSPCPNDTFTFHAWAHGLVRGAEEIDVTYADIHITNHWAIDKTGPEIMKISYAALPWVLDDYALIPCGGALGRGCGPLVLTAEVTDPASLSGKRVAVPSEKSTAYLLFKLWALDHVPGGVGEIEIMPFDEIMPAVRDGKIDAGLVIHEARFTYQNFGLNMLTDLGDWWEKDTGFPIPLGAIIARRSLDLKKIEGWIRDSVEYAWANPEASRDYVLQHAQEMSDDVVKAHIGLYVNEFTRDLGEDGYAAIEALLGRAAKEGIVPEFDMERLRFYE from the coding sequence ATGAAAATCGCATACTCACCATGTCCAAACGATACATTCACGTTTCATGCGTGGGCTCACGGGCTCGTACGCGGAGCCGAAGAGATTGATGTCACGTATGCGGACATACATATAACAAACCACTGGGCCATTGATAAAACCGGTCCGGAAATCATGAAAATCTCCTATGCTGCACTGCCGTGGGTGCTGGACGATTACGCCCTGATTCCATGCGGAGGGGCGCTCGGGCGCGGATGCGGGCCGCTGGTGCTTACTGCAGAAGTAACCGATCCGGCATCTTTATCTGGTAAACGTGTAGCCGTTCCGAGTGAAAAGTCCACTGCTTATCTACTGTTCAAGCTGTGGGCTCTTGACCACGTGCCCGGAGGCGTCGGTGAAATCGAGATTATGCCTTTTGACGAAATTATGCCTGCTGTTCGGGACGGTAAAATCGATGCGGGTCTTGTCATCCATGAAGCCCGGTTTACGTATCAGAACTTCGGTTTAAATATGCTTACGGATCTTGGAGACTGGTGGGAAAAGGACACAGGGTTTCCGATACCGCTGGGGGCCATTATTGCGCGCCGGTCTCTTGATTTAAAGAAGATCGAAGGCTGGATTCGGGACTCTGTGGAATATGCCTGGGCAAATCCCGAAGCGTCCCGGGATTATGTTTTGCAGCACGCTCAGGAGATGAGTGACGATGTGGTAAAGGCCCACATCGGCCTGTATGTAAATGAGTTCACAAGAGACCTTGGTGAGGACGGTTACGCCGCCATTGAAGCTCTGCTCGGACGGGCGGCCAAAGAAGGCATCGTTCCTGAGTTTGACATGGAGAGGCTTCGGTTTTACGAGTGA
- a CDS encoding DUF4385 domain-containing protein, with product MAFDYDLDFDNTDFRKKPEKYRVGRGEQGVLLVEPYKSEILPHWRFKTPDIAKESSEKIYELFEEYKKVDDFAGMDMARKFIQMGYTRARRYANYKGGKKYDDEGKINERDIDEEKAESARIFEEKWKVVRTDEEYLKKKKAHQKKYG from the coding sequence TTGGCCTTTGATTATGATCTGGACTTTGACAATACCGATTTCAGAAAAAAACCTGAAAAATACCGGGTTGGCCGGGGTGAACAAGGAGTCCTTCTCGTCGAGCCCTATAAAAGCGAAATTCTTCCCCACTGGCGGTTTAAAACACCGGACATTGCAAAGGAATCCTCCGAAAAGATCTATGAACTTTTCGAAGAGTACAAGAAAGTCGATGACTTTGCAGGGATGGACATGGCCCGCAAGTTCATTCAGATGGGCTATACCCGTGCCCGGCGCTATGCCAATTACAAAGGCGGTAAAAAGTACGATGATGAAGGAAAGATCAACGAACGGGACATCGACGAGGAAAAAGCCGAGTCTGCCCGTATCTTTGAAGAAAAGTGGAAGGTTGTCCGAACAGATGAAGAGTATCTCAAGAAGAAAAAAGCCCATCAGAAAAAGTACGGGTAA
- a CDS encoding YusW family protein, producing MKIGLSLATIVLSIGLVACGAAEDDQMDDNGTADENGTDDADMGDDGMDDDMDDDMNDDGASDDAGDGGTGDWYKDLTFYDFELDVEYSDGTYEADYEYNDGNPEAEIEDTRGGEDIEMSGQEALDEMEGPLTSLDVSSDMSEDELREAVIDAFNLDEGYDEFELEIDFFDEDDVEVEDE from the coding sequence ATGAAGATTGGATTATCTCTGGCAACGATTGTACTTTCTATTGGTCTGGTGGCTTGTGGAGCTGCAGAAGACGATCAAATGGATGATAACGGTACTGCAGACGAAAATGGGACAGATGATGCCGATATGGGTGACGACGGCATGGACGATGATATGGATGACGATATGAATGATGATGGTGCTTCAGATGATGCTGGTGACGGCGGTACAGGAGACTGGTATAAAGACCTGACTTTCTATGACTTTGAATTAGATGTGGAATACAGCGACGGTACGTATGAAGCAGATTATGAATATAACGATGGAAATCCGGAAGCTGAAATCGAGGATACCCGTGGCGGCGAAGACATTGAAATGTCCGGTCAGGAAGCACTGGATGAGATGGAAGGTCCACTGACAAGCCTGGACGTATCCAGCGACATGTCTGAGGATGAGCTTCGCGAAGCGGTCATAGATGCCTTTAACCTGGATGAAGGCTATGACGAGTTTGAGCTTGAGATCGACTTCTTTGATGAAGATGATGTAGAAGTAGAAGACGAGTAA
- a CDS encoding MarR family winged helix-turn-helix transcriptional regulator, whose translation MSRKMDQMVGYHVNLVSHFLKNRYNKNLSEIGLTVSQAKVLYHLVNHGAQTQSDLQKLLYVKGSTMNGIVESMLKQQLIIKKDSTEDRRTKVIELTEKGRAQEQKLWNVISQLDDDLTKGMSEEEQKLLISWLKKLQGNIHEQTDGGKESDAKRTE comes from the coding sequence ATGTCGAGAAAAATGGATCAGATGGTAGGCTATCACGTAAATCTTGTCTCCCATTTCCTTAAAAACCGTTATAATAAAAACCTTTCTGAGATCGGGCTTACCGTGTCTCAGGCGAAGGTTCTCTATCATCTTGTAAATCATGGAGCCCAGACCCAGTCTGACCTGCAAAAGCTCCTTTATGTAAAAGGATCAACGATGAACGGCATTGTTGAATCCATGTTGAAACAGCAACTTATCATAAAAAAAGACAGCACCGAAGACCGGCGCACAAAAGTGATTGAGCTTACTGAAAAAGGCAGGGCGCAGGAACAAAAGTTGTGGAATGTGATCAGTCAGCTTGACGATGACCTTACAAAAGGCATGAGTGAAGAAGAACAGAAACTGCTCATTTCCTGGCTGAAAAAACTTCAGGGAAACATTCATGAACAAACGGATGGAGGTAAAGAAAGTGACGCAAAAAGAACAGAGTAG
- a CDS encoding MATE family efflux transporter, producing MTQKEQSRRLGTEPIPKLLRNLSIPAMIGMFVMALYNLVDTIFISWFVGIEGVAGVTIAFPVMLIIMAVAAAVGIGGASVISRRLGEGRGHEANQVFGNILTMIIIFSAFAFIGAFTYLEPLLSLFGATSETLGYAIDYMFPIMLGTIFFSFAFTTNAIIRSEGNARFAMMTMIIPSVLNILLDPVFIIWLDMGVQGAAIATVISQASVTVVVIRYFMMGKSTLAPSLGDFKPVYRVIKEVVIIGMPALVRQVAGSVMMIAINAMLLRFGTDFHVGVFGIVQRVAMFTLMPMMGILQGMQPIIGYNYGAKQYGRLKETVWLGLKVVTVFSVMVFLLVMIFPHWFMRIFTADPVTIEAGSDGMRIMFAAAILIGVQVVSGGIYQALGMAKEALLLSMARQVLFLIPLVLILPHFFGVAGVWLAFPVADVLAFTLSVVLLYRDRRIFLVRTKEDDVQPVQKQAVST from the coding sequence GTGACGCAAAAAGAACAGAGTAGACGCCTCGGAACGGAACCGATCCCGAAGCTTCTCAGAAATTTATCCATACCGGCCATGATCGGCATGTTCGTTATGGCCCTGTACAACCTCGTTGATACGATTTTTATCTCGTGGTTTGTCGGGATTGAAGGTGTAGCCGGGGTTACAATTGCCTTTCCGGTCATGCTCATTATCATGGCTGTTGCTGCTGCTGTTGGAATTGGCGGGGCGTCTGTTATTTCCAGGCGACTTGGTGAAGGAAGAGGGCATGAAGCAAATCAGGTGTTCGGTAACATCCTCACCATGATCATCATTTTCAGCGCCTTTGCCTTTATCGGTGCATTCACATACCTCGAGCCGCTTCTTAGCTTGTTTGGTGCCACATCAGAGACTTTGGGATATGCCATAGACTACATGTTTCCGATCATGCTCGGTACCATCTTTTTCTCTTTTGCCTTCACGACGAACGCAATTATCCGTTCGGAAGGAAACGCCCGGTTTGCCATGATGACGATGATCATTCCTTCGGTTCTGAACATTCTTCTTGATCCTGTGTTTATCATCTGGCTTGATATGGGGGTCCAAGGCGCAGCAATTGCAACTGTGATCTCCCAGGCATCTGTTACGGTTGTTGTGATCCGCTATTTCATGATGGGCAAAAGTACACTGGCTCCTTCTTTAGGTGACTTCAAGCCGGTGTACCGTGTGATAAAGGAAGTCGTGATCATTGGAATGCCGGCTCTTGTTCGGCAGGTGGCAGGCAGTGTCATGATGATTGCCATTAATGCCATGCTGCTTCGGTTCGGCACGGACTTTCACGTAGGGGTGTTTGGAATCGTTCAGCGGGTGGCTATGTTCACCCTTATGCCGATGATGGGTATTCTCCAGGGCATGCAGCCGATTATTGGTTACAATTACGGCGCAAAGCAGTATGGCAGATTAAAAGAAACAGTCTGGCTCGGTCTGAAAGTCGTTACAGTGTTTTCCGTTATGGTCTTTTTGCTGGTCATGATTTTCCCACACTGGTTTATGCGGATATTCACAGCTGATCCGGTGACCATTGAAGCCGGTTCTGATGGAATGAGGATCATGTTTGCCGCAGCCATTTTGATTGGTGTGCAAGTAGTAAGCGGCGGGATTTATCAGGCGCTCGGAATGGCAAAAGAGGCACTTCTTTTGTCCATGGCGCGTCAGGTTTTGTTCTTAATTCCCCTTGTATTGATTCTGCCTCACTTTTTCGGAGTCGCAGGGGTATGGCTGGCGTTCCCGGTAGCGGACGTACTTGCCTTTACGCTTTCTGTTGTTCTTCTTTACCGGGACCGGCGGATTTTTCTTGTAAGGACAAAAGAGGACGATGTGCAACCTGTGCAGAAACAGGCAGTATCTACCTGA
- a CDS encoding PTS transporter subunit IIBC, with product MPILSFDFWQKFGKALLVVVAVMPAAGIMISLGKALAMIDIDFALLQAVARIMEDIGWAIITNLHILFAVAIGGSWAKERAGGAFAALIAFILMNRITGAIFGVNEGMLNDPAATVQTMFGSELVVTDYFISVMGAPALNMGVFIGIVSGFLGAALFNRFYNFDRLPQALAFFNGKRFVPFTVIVGSVIVAFLLSLIWPMVQTALNNFGEWIATSRNTAPVIAPFIFGALERLLLPFGLHHMLTVPMNYTELGGTYMIQTGEAAGRIVAGQDPLWLAWITDLNNWLAQGDMEAYNDLKEDVAPARFKAGQVITSTAALIGIAYAMYKNVDEDKKAKYKSVFLSAGLAVFLTGVTEPIEFMFMFAAPVLYIIYAIMTGMAFAVVDLIDLRVHSFGIIELLTRTPLMINAGIGRDLINFVITCAVFFGLNYGVATFMIRKFNLPTPGRNGNYIDNGKEGSSPTTATNEDGEDNSQAAQVIALLGGRDNIEDVDACMTRLRVTVKNLEAVADEGEWKKNGALGLIRKNRGVQAIYGPKADVLKSDIQDRLGA from the coding sequence ATGCCAATTCTATCTTTTGATTTTTGGCAAAAGTTCGGAAAAGCTTTACTGGTAGTGGTGGCAGTAATGCCTGCTGCTGGTATTATGATCTCGCTCGGTAAAGCCCTTGCGATGATCGATATTGATTTCGCTTTACTGCAAGCGGTTGCACGAATTATGGAAGATATCGGTTGGGCGATTATTACCAACCTTCATATTTTGTTTGCAGTTGCCATAGGTGGATCATGGGCAAAAGAGCGCGCCGGGGGTGCATTTGCTGCCCTGATCGCATTCATCCTGATGAACCGCATTACCGGAGCCATCTTCGGTGTAAACGAAGGAATGCTGAACGATCCGGCCGCAACAGTCCAGACGATGTTTGGCAGCGAACTTGTTGTAACTGATTACTTTATCAGTGTAATGGGTGCACCGGCCCTTAACATGGGTGTATTTATCGGTATTGTCTCCGGTTTCCTTGGGGCTGCACTGTTCAATCGTTTTTATAACTTTGACCGCCTGCCGCAGGCTCTTGCTTTCTTTAACGGAAAGCGCTTTGTGCCGTTTACGGTTATCGTAGGGTCTGTGATTGTTGCATTCTTACTTTCATTGATCTGGCCGATGGTTCAAACCGCTCTGAATAATTTCGGGGAGTGGATTGCCACGTCCCGTAACACAGCGCCGGTTATTGCACCATTTATTTTCGGTGCTCTGGAGCGCCTGCTCTTACCGTTTGGCCTTCACCATATGCTTACGGTTCCGATGAATTATACGGAGCTTGGCGGAACGTACATGATTCAGACAGGTGAAGCAGCGGGCCGTATCGTTGCCGGACAGGATCCATTGTGGCTCGCGTGGATTACTGATTTAAACAACTGGCTGGCGCAGGGAGATATGGAAGCATACAACGACCTTAAGGAAGATGTGGCTCCTGCCCGCTTTAAAGCCGGACAGGTGATTACATCTACGGCTGCTTTAATTGGTATCGCGTACGCCATGTATAAAAACGTTGACGAAGATAAGAAAGCAAAGTATAAATCTGTCTTCCTTTCAGCAGGACTGGCCGTATTTTTAACAGGTGTAACAGAGCCGATCGAATTCATGTTTATGTTTGCGGCTCCTGTCCTTTACATCATTTATGCTATCATGACTGGAATGGCATTCGCAGTGGTTGACTTGATCGACCTCCGTGTTCATTCATTTGGAATTATCGAGCTACTGACACGTACACCGCTCATGATTAACGCGGGTATTGGACGTGATTTGATTAACTTTGTGATTACATGTGCCGTATTCTTCGGACTGAACTACGGTGTTGCCACATTTATGATCCGCAAGTTTAACCTTCCAACACCAGGCCGAAATGGTAATTACATTGACAACGGGAAAGAAGGTTCATCTCCAACAACTGCCACAAATGAAGATGGCGAGGATAATTCACAGGCAGCACAGGTGATCGCACTTCTTGGCGGCCGTGATAATATTGAAGACGTGGACGCATGTATGACCCGTCTTCGTGTAACAGTAAAAAATCTTGAAGCTGTTGCCGATGAAGGTGAGTGGAAAAAGAACGGAGCTCTTGGGCTGATCAGAAAGAACCGTGGTGTTCAGGCGATATATGGTCCAAAAGCAGACGTATTAAAATCTGATATCCAAGACCGACTAGGAGCGTAA
- a CDS encoding endonuclease/exonuclease/phosphatase family protein, which yields MKLLTLNCHSWQEENQWEKIRTIAEVIDQNDYDVIALQEVSQHVHANKLSGGVKEDNFAYVLIKELKKRGNNNYTMVWDVAHLGYDVYEEGLAILTKHPVTATESFYITESEDVSFWKARKIVGATIRYMERELTFYSCHLGWWGDDEESYKNQADRLVEKASEHDVYFLLGDFNNDGSTDGEGYDYLMSKGLTDTYTEAVTKDNGTTVVGDIAGWDGNEKGLRIDYIFTNVSLPVHGSTVIFNGKNRPVVSDHFGVEVIVEAPLPQV from the coding sequence ATGAAACTATTGACTCTCAACTGCCATTCCTGGCAGGAAGAGAACCAGTGGGAAAAGATCAGAACGATTGCAGAAGTAATTGATCAAAATGACTATGACGTCATCGCCCTTCAGGAAGTGAGCCAGCATGTTCATGCAAACAAGCTCTCCGGCGGAGTAAAAGAAGACAACTTTGCCTATGTACTGATCAAAGAATTGAAAAAGAGAGGGAATAATAACTACACAATGGTGTGGGACGTGGCTCACCTCGGATATGATGTTTATGAAGAGGGCCTGGCCATTCTCACGAAGCATCCGGTTACAGCTACAGAAAGCTTTTATATAACGGAAAGTGAAGACGTATCTTTCTGGAAAGCCAGAAAAATTGTCGGAGCCACGATCCGGTATATGGAAAGGGAGCTGACCTTTTATTCCTGTCACCTCGGCTGGTGGGGAGATGACGAGGAGAGTTATAAGAATCAGGCTGACCGGCTGGTGGAGAAGGCAAGTGAACATGATGTATACTTCCTCCTAGGGGATTTTAACAATGATGGGTCAACGGACGGCGAAGGGTATGATTACCTCATGTCTAAAGGACTGACGGATACGTACACCGAGGCGGTCACCAAAGATAATGGAACCACTGTTGTCGGTGACATTGCCGGGTGGGATGGAAATGAAAAAGGACTTCGTATCGACTATATATTTACGAATGTGAGCCTGCCCGTCCACGGATCGACTGTTATTTTTAACGGAAAAAACAGACCGGTCGTCTCTGACCACTTCGGAGTAGAAGTGATCGTGGAGGCCCCACTGCCGCAAGTATAG
- a CDS encoding RDD family protein: protein MEVNNPAGFWRRTGAWIMDAFLISFVVTIITSSMGITFFDEGIGYQSVQFPIQAGYLIVLPVLWYGYTLGKKAVRVRTVKTDGSQVTWGVMIIRVVIGLILYTVSFGILVIVSAIMVAVRADKRAIHDLIAGTYVTRDLPQELK from the coding sequence GTGGAGGTAAACAATCCAGCAGGGTTCTGGAGGCGGACAGGCGCCTGGATTATGGACGCTTTTCTAATCAGTTTTGTCGTAACAATCATTACTTCTTCGATGGGTATTACGTTTTTTGATGAAGGCATCGGGTATCAGTCTGTTCAATTTCCCATCCAGGCAGGCTATCTGATTGTGCTGCCGGTTCTATGGTATGGCTATACGCTTGGAAAGAAAGCGGTACGGGTGCGGACTGTGAAGACTGATGGTTCACAGGTGACCTGGGGTGTCATGATTATCCGTGTCGTCATCGGTCTGATCCTCTACACAGTCTCTTTCGGCATTCTTGTCATTGTAAGTGCCATCATGGTCGCGGTAAGAGCAGATAAAAGAGCCATACATGATCTGATAGCAGGAACCTATGTTACAAGAGATCTGCCTCAAGAATTAAAGTGA